Proteins from a genomic interval of Polaribacter sejongensis:
- a CDS encoding alpha-hydroxy acid oxidase, translating into MEIKINPKYPSVTDLRKRAMVKMPKFAFEYLDGGCNEDINLDKNRTDLQKIELMPQYLSKFDKSNLKTELFGHEYDAPFGISPVGLQGLMWPNSPEILAKAAFDHNVPFILSTVTTSSIERVAELTEGKSWFQLYHPAEESVKRDLLDRAANAGTDVLVILADVPTFGYRPRDVRNGLAMPPSMSVKNILEVFKKPDWAIQTLIHGQPAFKTMEKYMPKGLNLKKLGEFMDVTFSGRLNEDRIASIRDQWKGKLVIKGVVNEMDAQKTINLGVDGLIVSNHGGRQLDAGQSSIVPMTHLAKKFKNDIKIMVDSGLRGGPDIARAMANGAEFTFMGRSFMYGVGALGKEGGNHTISLMKREFQQIMEQLCCEHVKDLPNHLIK; encoded by the coding sequence ATGGAAATAAAAATAAACCCTAAATATCCCTCTGTAACAGATTTAAGAAAAAGAGCAATGGTTAAAATGCCAAAATTTGCTTTTGAGTATTTAGATGGTGGATGTAACGAAGATATTAATTTAGACAAGAATCGAACGGACCTTCAGAAAATAGAGTTAATGCCTCAATATTTATCAAAGTTTGATAAATCTAATTTAAAAACAGAATTATTTGGTCATGAATATGATGCTCCTTTTGGAATTTCACCAGTTGGACTTCAGGGACTTATGTGGCCAAATTCTCCAGAAATTTTAGCGAAAGCAGCCTTTGATCATAATGTGCCTTTTATCTTAAGTACTGTTACTACTTCTAGTATAGAACGCGTAGCAGAATTAACAGAAGGAAAATCATGGTTTCAATTATATCATCCTGCAGAAGAAAGTGTTAAAAGAGATTTGTTAGATAGAGCTGCAAATGCAGGAACAGATGTCTTAGTTATTTTAGCAGATGTACCTACATTTGGTTATAGACCAAGAGATGTTAGAAACGGCTTAGCAATGCCTCCATCTATGAGTGTAAAAAATATTCTTGAAGTATTTAAAAAGCCAGATTGGGCTATCCAAACTTTAATTCATGGGCAACCTGCTTTTAAAACAATGGAAAAGTATATGCCTAAAGGATTGAATCTAAAAAAATTAGGTGAATTTATGGATGTAACTTTTTCAGGTCGATTAAATGAAGATAGAATTGCTTCTATAAGAGACCAATGGAAAGGTAAATTAGTCATAAAAGGTGTTGTAAATGAAATGGATGCACAAAAAACCATTAATTTAGGTGTAGATGGATTAATTGTATCTAATCATGGAGGAAGACAATTAGACGCAGGTCAATCTTCTATTGTACCTATGACTCATTTGGCTAAAAAGTTTAAGAATGACATAAAAATCATGGTAGACTCTGGTTTACGTGGTGGGCCAGATATTGCTAGAGCAATGGCTAACGGAGCAGAATTTACATTTATGGGACGTAGTTTTATGTACGGTGTTGGCGCATTAGGTAAAGAAGGTGGTAACCATACCATTTCTTTAATGAAACGAGAATTTCAGCAAATTATGGAGCAATTATGCTGCGAGCATGTTAAAGACTTGCCGAACCATTTGATAAAATAG
- a CDS encoding (Fe-S)-binding protein, with amino-acid sequence MKVGLFIPCYINQLYPQVGIATLELLEKLNVDVGYPSGQTCCGQPMANSGYEYESVGACNNFVDNFKEFDYIVTPSGSCAYHVKKHYNIIPQTAEVTKVRDNVYELCDFILNILKIKDVGATFSHKIGVHKSCHGLRGLRLGSCSEVVGPKYSYIEELLQEVKGAELVTLKRSDECCGFGGTFAVTEEAVSVKMGKDKIQDHLESGAEVITATDTSCLMHLEGLINRNKQPLKVLHIAEILNSNL; translated from the coding sequence ATGAAAGTAGGTCTATTTATACCCTGTTACATCAATCAGTTATACCCACAAGTTGGTATTGCTACCTTAGAACTTTTAGAAAAATTAAATGTTGATGTTGGGTATCCGTCAGGGCAAACCTGTTGTGGTCAACCCATGGCAAACTCGGGTTATGAATATGAATCTGTTGGTGCTTGTAATAACTTTGTAGACAATTTTAAGGAGTTCGATTATATTGTTACTCCGTCTGGAAGTTGCGCGTATCATGTAAAAAAACATTACAACATTATTCCTCAAACAGCTGAAGTAACAAAGGTGAGAGATAATGTATATGAATTGTGCGATTTTATTTTAAACATCTTAAAAATAAAAGATGTAGGCGCAACTTTTTCTCACAAAATTGGAGTTCATAAAAGTTGCCACGGACTAAGAGGTTTGCGTTTAGGTTCTTGCTCGGAAGTGGTTGGTCCAAAATATTCTTATATAGAAGAATTGCTACAAGAGGTAAAAGGAGCAGAATTAGTCACTTTAAAAAGAAGTGACGAATGTTGTGGTTTTGGAGGTACGTTTGCTGTTACAGAAGAAGCCGTTTCTGTTAAAATGGGAAAAGACAAAATTCAAGATCATTTAGAAAGTGGTGCAGAAGTAATTACTGCTACAGACACTTCTTGCTTAATGCATTTAGAAGGATTAATTAATAGAAACAAGCAACCTTTAAAAGTTTTGCACATCGCAGAAATTTTAAATAGCAACCTATAA
- a CDS encoding alpha-ketoglutarate-dependent dioxygenase AlkB family protein produces MDLFSSETIQNILPFDGVTNYHGIILNKKQCAFYYQKLMETINFKNDEAIIFGKKILTKRKVAWYGESEYSYTYSKITKTANIFTKELLALKEIVEQESGETYNSCLLNLYHSGDEGMAYHSDGEKMLKENGAIASLSLGADRKFSFKHKENKQRVDIILEKGSLLVMKKGTQTNWLHRLPPTKKVNSPRINLTFRTIEL; encoded by the coding sequence ATGGATTTATTTTCTTCAGAAACAATACAAAATATTTTACCTTTTGATGGAGTTACAAATTATCACGGAATAATTCTAAATAAAAAGCAGTGTGCGTTTTATTATCAAAAATTAATGGAAACCATCAACTTTAAAAATGATGAAGCAATTATTTTTGGTAAAAAGATATTGACCAAGAGAAAAGTAGCTTGGTACGGAGAGTCAGAATATTCCTATACTTATTCTAAGATAACAAAAACCGCCAATATTTTTACCAAAGAATTGTTAGCTCTTAAAGAAATCGTAGAGCAGGAGAGTGGTGAAACGTATAATTCTTGCTTGTTAAATTTATACCATTCTGGTGATGAAGGAATGGCGTATCATTCCGATGGAGAAAAAATGCTAAAGGAAAACGGAGCTATTGCTTCTTTATCTTTAGGAGCAGATCGTAAGTTTTCTTTTAAACATAAAGAGAACAAACAAAGAGTAGACATTATTTTAGAAAAAGGGAGTTTGTTGGTTATGAAAAAAGGGACACAAACCAATTGGTTGCACAGATTACCGCCAACTAAAAAGGTGAATTCACCTAGAATTAATTTAACTTTTAGAACAATAGAATTGTAA
- a CDS encoding LutC/YkgG family protein — translation MGSRNQILNRIKANKPELLDLPNINTSLFDEGLDLLKEFTKKVEVVGGNVVTLNSNDEIIQQIENTFTDAKVKFSNLPNTASFNTIELATLQNPHDLEDLDILILESNLGVAENGSVWVSDSEIPVRVLPFITKHLILVISAKDIVPYMHQAYEKLTNKDAGFGVFIAGPSKTADIEQSLVIGAHGALSLTVFLKD, via the coding sequence ATGGGAAGTAGAAATCAAATATTAAACAGAATTAAAGCCAATAAACCGGAACTTTTAGATTTACCGAACATCAATACTTCTCTTTTTGATGAAGGTTTAGACCTTCTTAAAGAATTTACCAAAAAAGTAGAAGTAGTTGGGGGTAACGTTGTTACTTTAAACTCTAATGACGAAATTATTCAGCAAATAGAAAACACATTTACTGATGCAAAAGTCAAGTTTTCTAATTTGCCCAACACCGCTTCTTTTAACACTATAGAATTAGCCACTTTACAGAATCCGCACGATTTAGAAGATTTAGATATTTTAATTCTAGAAAGTAACTTAGGTGTTGCAGAAAATGGTTCCGTTTGGGTGTCAGATTCAGAGATACCTGTACGCGTATTACCGTTTATTACCAAACACTTAATATTGGTTATATCAGCAAAAGACATTGTACCATATATGCACCAAGCATACGAGAAACTAACCAATAAAGATGCTGGTTTTGGAGTATTTATTGCAGGCCCTTCTAAAACCGCAGATATAGAGCAATCATTGGTTATTGGCGCTCACGGTGCCTTAAGCCTTACCGTATTTTTAAAAGATTAA
- a CDS encoding sugar phosphate nucleotidyltransferase, whose amino-acid sequence MHNNLIILAGGASSRMKKPATSKTIDSNETAQANNRSKSLISLDKTGRPVLDYLLYNAKKAGYKNIYIVINEKGGLFKEFYGSKDKNNDFNGLNISFPIQYIPKDRVKPFGTADALLQAVEQFPELNNQFYTVCNSDNLYSTEALYTLRKTEHKNAFISYNRDTLEFPLERISKFALTKLDDQNNLINILEKPSEEEVPNFYDRDGKLRVSMNIFKFDGKEFYPFLKNCPVHPIRNEKEMQSSLLNYITETTNKVVGIPLSEHVPDLSSKDDIVIVKAYLKKHYASLDWNSI is encoded by the coding sequence ATGCACAATAACTTGATAATATTAGCAGGCGGAGCATCTTCTAGAATGAAAAAACCGGCTACTTCTAAAACCATAGATTCTAATGAAACTGCACAAGCAAACAACAGAAGTAAAAGTTTAATTAGTTTAGATAAAACAGGGAGACCTGTGTTAGATTATCTGTTGTACAATGCAAAAAAAGCAGGTTATAAAAACATCTATATAGTTATCAATGAAAAAGGTGGTTTGTTTAAAGAGTTCTACGGAAGTAAAGATAAAAACAATGATTTTAACGGATTAAATATTTCTTTTCCCATACAATATATTCCAAAAGACAGAGTAAAACCTTTTGGAACTGCAGACGCTCTTTTACAAGCTGTAGAACAATTCCCCGAATTGAACAATCAATTTTATACGGTTTGTAATAGCGATAATCTATACTCTACAGAAGCACTTTATACACTAAGAAAAACTGAACACAAGAATGCTTTTATCAGTTATAATAGAGACACCTTAGAATTTCCGTTAGAACGAATTTCTAAATTTGCATTGACAAAATTAGATGATCAAAATAACCTCATCAACATTCTTGAAAAACCTTCGGAAGAAGAGGTGCCTAATTTTTATGACAGAGACGGAAAGCTAAGAGTGAGTATGAATATTTTTAAATTTGATGGTAAAGAGTTTTATCCATTTTTAAAAAATTGTCCTGTACACCCTATTAGAAATGAAAAGGAAATGCAAAGCTCTCTTTTAAATTACATTACAGAAACGACTAATAAAGTTGTCGGAATTCCGCTTTCGGAACACGTACCAGACTTATCTTCTAAAGATGATATTGTTATTGTAAAAGCATATCTAAAAAAACATTATGCAAGCTTAGATTGGAATTCTATTTAA
- a CDS encoding AraC family transcriptional regulator: MKLHRLDRSSISNSSLTTKVNEYPYFLKIWHYHAELELVVILKSEGTCFIGDSIEKFNVGDVILIGKNLPHMWVNSEDYFNQNATELVKAIAIHFKQNYLGDSFFEASEMKHILALFERAKYGVKFLNVDTSLINEIKKMLDLEGFNKTISFLIILNKLAKHTSTKKLASDGFVNSFKSNKSDIQDKVQAYIFKNFNKEINLETAASIANMNTAAFSRYFKRVNKKTFSRYVTEIRIGYACKMLMEDKFNIAGICYESGFKNISNFNRQFKIVMNSTPSNYLKKYKTKISEQ; the protein is encoded by the coding sequence ATGAAATTACACCGCTTAGATAGAAGCAGTATTAGTAATAGCTCTTTAACTACAAAGGTAAATGAATACCCTTATTTTTTAAAAATATGGCATTATCATGCTGAGTTAGAATTAGTGGTGATCTTAAAAAGTGAAGGCACTTGTTTCATTGGCGATAGTATTGAAAAATTTAATGTTGGAGATGTAATCCTAATTGGTAAAAACCTACCTCACATGTGGGTGAATAGTGAAGATTATTTTAATCAAAATGCTACCGAATTAGTAAAGGCAATTGCGATTCATTTTAAGCAAAACTATTTAGGAGATTCGTTTTTTGAAGCTTCAGAAATGAAACATATATTAGCACTTTTTGAAAGAGCTAAATATGGTGTAAAATTCTTAAACGTAGATACTAGCCTTATCAATGAGATTAAAAAAATGCTAGATTTAGAAGGATTTAATAAAACAATCTCATTTTTAATTATATTAAATAAACTCGCAAAACACACATCTACAAAAAAATTAGCGAGTGATGGATTTGTTAATTCCTTTAAATCTAACAAAAGTGATATACAAGACAAAGTACAAGCTTACATATTTAAAAACTTTAATAAAGAAATTAATTTAGAAACCGCTGCTTCTATTGCTAACATGAATACCGCTGCTTTTAGTCGCTATTTTAAACGTGTAAATAAAAAAACGTTCTCTAGATACGTTACTGAAATAAGAATAGGATATGCTTGTAAAATGTTAATGGAAGACAAATTTAATATTGCCGGAATTTGTTATGAATCTGGCTTTAAAAATATATCTAATTTTAATCGTCAATTTAAAATAGTGATGAACTCTACTCCTTCTAACTATTTAAAAAAATATAAAACCAAAATTTCCGAGCAGTAA
- the fucP gene encoding L-fucose:H+ symporter permease encodes MAESKKIPVVSKEVLIPFIIITSLFSLWGFANDITNPMVAAFGTVMEISTAKAALVQLAFYGGYATMAIPAALFVRKYSYKKGILLGLTLYAIGALLFFPAAEFEVFGFFLGSLYILTFGLAFLETTANPFILSMGDERTATQRLNLAQAFNPIGSLFGMFVASKFILVALDSDKRNEAGELIFNTLDEAQKAVIRTHDLAIIRDPYVILGFVVIAMLVLISVTKMPKRDTTKKYSSAADSFKRLFANGKYKEGVLAQMFYVAAQIMCWTFIIQYAGNLGIPKSTAQNFNIVAMSIFLGSRFISTFMMKYINAKKLLMIFAIGAMVTTAGVILIEGMAGLYLLVATSAFMSLMFPTIYGIALDGLSEEDSALGAAGLVMAIVGGALMPILQGSMIDMEKIGPFTGVNFSFILPFICFCFIALYGYRAFKIYK; translated from the coding sequence ATGGCTGAGTCAAAAAAAATCCCCGTAGTTTCCAAGGAAGTTTTAATTCCTTTTATCATCATTACCTCTTTATTTTCACTCTGGGGTTTTGCCAATGATATTACAAATCCCATGGTTGCTGCATTTGGTACCGTCATGGAAATATCTACCGCCAAAGCCGCTTTAGTGCAACTTGCTTTTTATGGTGGTTACGCAACAATGGCAATTCCTGCCGCTTTATTTGTAAGAAAATACAGCTATAAGAAAGGAATTCTTTTAGGATTAACCTTATACGCTATTGGAGCTTTATTATTTTTTCCGGCAGCGGAATTTGAAGTCTTCGGTTTCTTTTTAGGATCGCTTTATATTTTAACCTTCGGATTGGCGTTTTTAGAAACTACAGCAAACCCTTTTATTCTTTCTATGGGAGATGAAAGAACAGCTACACAACGTTTAAATTTAGCACAAGCCTTTAATCCTATTGGGTCTTTATTCGGAATGTTTGTCGCTTCAAAATTTATATTAGTCGCCCTAGATTCTGATAAAAGAAATGAAGCAGGAGAACTTATTTTTAACACATTAGACGAAGCTCAAAAAGCAGTAATAAGAACACACGATTTAGCAATTATTAGAGACCCGTACGTAATACTTGGTTTTGTAGTAATAGCAATGTTGGTGTTAATTTCGGTAACTAAAATGCCGAAAAGAGATACTACTAAAAAATATTCTAGTGCAGCAGATTCTTTTAAAAGATTATTTGCAAACGGAAAATACAAAGAAGGTGTTTTAGCACAAATGTTTTATGTAGCAGCACAAATTATGTGTTGGACATTTATTATTCAATATGCAGGAAATTTAGGAATACCAAAATCGACAGCGCAAAACTTTAATATTGTTGCCATGTCTATTTTCTTAGGAAGTCGTTTTATCAGTACTTTTATGATGAAATACATCAACGCAAAAAAACTATTAATGATTTTCGCAATTGGTGCGATGGTTACCACTGCTGGAGTAATTTTAATTGAAGGAATGGCTGGTTTATACTTACTAGTTGCAACCTCTGCATTTATGTCTTTAATGTTCCCTACAATTTACGGAATAGCCTTAGACGGATTAAGTGAAGAAGATTCGGCTCTAGGAGCTGCAGGTTTGGTTATGGCAATTGTAGGTGGTGCTTTAATGCCAATATTACAAGGTTCAATGATAGATATGGAAAAAATTGGTCCGTTTACAGGAGTCAACTTTTCATTTATTTTACCTTTTATTTGCTTTTGCTTTATTGCTCTTTACGGATACAGGGCTTTTAAAATTTATAAATAA
- a CDS encoding lactate utilization protein B: protein MSHSKLASIFNKDEKRVDWHDKALWFVRHKRDLSVHNVQGWEELRNLGHGIKAHMLSNLDNYLIQFEENAKKNGVEVHWAANAEEHNKIVLQILKDNNAKKIVKSKSMLTEECHLNPALEADGIEVIDTDLGERIVQLAKETPSHIVLPAIHKNRHEVDELFQEHLGTKPCDGDPQYLTGEARKHLRTKFIQADAALTGVNFAVAETGGFVVCTNEGNADMGAHLAPVHIACMGVEKIIPKQEHLGLFLRLLARSATGQPITTYSSHFKKPRKGAKMHIVIVDNGRSEQLSRPDFRASLHCIRCGACMNTCPIYRRSGGHSYDATIPGPIGSILSPGKDLKKHSTLPFASTLCGSCSDVCPVKIDIHTQLYKWRQIITKETPQPFVKKQAMKAMGSIFAHPNRFETVGKIARWSLRNLPQAMINSKPNAWGKARDLPLGPEKSFDQWFKDRENEKKS, encoded by the coding sequence ATGAGTCATTCTAAACTAGCAAGTATTTTTAATAAAGATGAAAAAAGGGTTGATTGGCACGACAAAGCCTTGTGGTTTGTGCGTCATAAAAGAGACCTATCTGTTCACAATGTTCAAGGATGGGAAGAACTAAGAAACCTAGGCCACGGAATTAAAGCTCACATGTTGTCTAACTTAGACAACTATTTAATTCAGTTTGAAGAAAATGCCAAAAAGAACGGTGTAGAAGTTCATTGGGCAGCAAATGCAGAAGAACACAATAAAATTGTACTTCAAATTCTTAAAGATAATAATGCAAAAAAAATAGTAAAAAGTAAATCGATGTTAACCGAAGAATGTCATCTAAATCCAGCTTTGGAAGCAGATGGAATTGAGGTAATAGACACCGATTTAGGAGAACGCATCGTTCAATTAGCAAAAGAAACACCAAGTCATATTGTATTGCCTGCCATTCATAAAAACAGACATGAAGTAGACGAATTGTTTCAAGAACATTTAGGTACAAAACCTTGTGATGGAGATCCACAATATTTAACTGGTGAAGCAAGAAAACACTTACGAACCAAATTTATTCAAGCAGATGCAGCTCTTACAGGCGTAAATTTTGCCGTTGCAGAAACTGGTGGATTTGTAGTTTGTACCAACGAAGGAAATGCCGATATGGGCGCACATTTAGCACCTGTTCATATTGCCTGTATGGGTGTAGAAAAAATAATTCCTAAACAAGAACACTTAGGTCTATTTTTAAGACTATTGGCAAGATCTGCAACCGGACAACCAATAACCACCTATTCATCGCACTTTAAAAAACCGAGAAAAGGTGCAAAAATGCACATTGTAATTGTAGACAACGGACGATCTGAACAATTAAGTAGACCCGATTTTAGAGCCTCTTTACACTGTATTCGCTGTGGCGCTTGTATGAACACCTGCCCTATTTACAGAAGAAGTGGCGGTCATAGTTACGATGCTACCATTCCAGGACCAATTGGTTCTATTTTATCACCAGGAAAAGACTTAAAAAAACACAGTACTTTACCATTTGCATCCACTTTATGTGGCTCTTGTTCAGATGTGTGTCCTGTAAAAATCGACATTCACACACAGTTGTATAAATGGCGACAGATAATTACTAAAGAAACACCTCAGCCGTTTGTAAAAAAACAAGCCATGAAAGCTATGGGAAGCATTTTTGCACATCCTAATCGTTTTGAAACCGTTGGTAAAATTGCACGTTGGTCTTTAAGAAACTTACCACAAGCAATGATTAACTCCAAACCAAATGCTTGGGGAAAAGCAAGAGATTTACCTTTAGGACCAGAAAAAAGTTTCGACCAATGGTTTAAAGACAGAGAGAACGAGAAAAAAAGTTAA
- the aldA gene encoding aldehyde dehydrogenase, which yields MQQFEQYINGKFVKSTSTEVIEILNPCTEEVLSLMPIGSVKDAQLALEAAQASQHAWKSLPAIQRANYLNKMADVIRENRIFLAKTLAAEQAKVMGLAQVEIDVTADYFDYYAGFARRIEGEIIQSDRAKEHIFLHKAPIGVAVGILPWNFPFFVMARKVAGSLITGNTCVINPSSIAPNTVMAFAKLIEAIKLPAGVLNYVCGKGSIVGNALSKSPITGIISLTGSVGAGQMVMEAASKNITKVSLELGGKAPAIVCADANLELAVNAVVTSRITFSGQVCNCAERLYVEESIHDKFLDMVAAKMKTLKVEDAFSENNPDMSALVSKAQLDKVSEMVEFAKKEGAEVVVGGTRTPGFDKGYFYQPTLLTNVTQNMQIIQEEVFGPVLPVMKFSTLDEAIALANDCEFGLTSSIFSENFNKVMHAAEELQYGETYINREHFEAIQGFHAGWKKSGLGGADGKHGMEEYLQTKVIYAQYR from the coding sequence ATGCAGCAATTTGAACAGTATATCAACGGAAAATTTGTAAAATCTACCTCTACAGAAGTAATTGAAATTTTAAATCCTTGTACAGAAGAAGTGTTATCTTTAATGCCTATTGGAAGCGTTAAGGATGCTCAATTAGCTTTAGAAGCAGCACAAGCTTCTCAACATGCATGGAAATCTCTTCCTGCAATTCAAAGAGCTAACTATTTAAATAAAATGGCCGATGTTATTCGTGAAAATAGAATTTTCTTAGCAAAAACGTTAGCAGCAGAGCAAGCAAAAGTAATGGGGTTAGCACAAGTAGAAATTGATGTTACCGCAGATTACTTTGACTATTATGCAGGTTTTGCAAGAAGAATAGAAGGAGAAATTATACAAAGTGACCGTGCTAAAGAGCACATCTTTTTACACAAAGCACCTATTGGTGTTGCCGTAGGTATTTTACCTTGGAACTTTCCATTCTTTGTAATGGCTAGAAAAGTTGCTGGCTCTTTAATTACCGGAAATACATGTGTAATAAACCCAAGTTCTATTGCACCAAATACGGTAATGGCATTTGCTAAATTAATAGAAGCAATAAAACTTCCTGCTGGTGTATTAAACTATGTTTGTGGTAAAGGTAGTATTGTTGGTAATGCACTTTCTAAAAGTCCTATTACTGGTATTATTAGCTTAACAGGTAGTGTTGGTGCTGGTCAAATGGTTATGGAAGCCGCCTCTAAAAACATTACTAAAGTTTCTTTAGAGTTAGGTGGTAAAGCTCCAGCAATTGTATGTGCAGATGCTAATTTAGAATTGGCTGTAAATGCGGTTGTTACTTCTAGAATTACGTTTAGCGGACAAGTATGTAACTGTGCAGAACGTTTATATGTAGAAGAATCTATACACGATAAATTTTTAGACATGGTTGCAGCAAAAATGAAAACTCTAAAAGTAGAAGATGCTTTTTCTGAAAACAATCCAGATATGAGTGCTTTGGTTTCTAAAGCGCAATTAGATAAGGTTTCTGAAATGGTAGAATTTGCTAAAAAAGAAGGAGCAGAAGTTGTTGTTGGAGGAACTAGAACTCCAGGATTTGATAAAGGATATTTTTATCAACCAACTTTATTAACTAATGTAACTCAAAACATGCAAATTATTCAAGAAGAAGTTTTCGGACCGGTTTTACCTGTGATGAAATTTAGTACTCTTGACGAAGCAATTGCTTTAGCAAATGACTGTGAATTTGGATTAACATCATCTATATTCTCAGAAAACTTTAACAAAGTAATGCATGCTGCAGAAGAATTACAATATGGTGAAACCTACATTAACAGAGAGCATTTTGAAGCAATTCAAGGTTTCCACGCAGGTTGGAAAAAATCTGGTTTAGGTGGTGCAGATGGTAAACATGGAATGGAAGAATATTTACAAACAAAAGTTATCTATGCACAATATAGATAA